A section of the Humulus lupulus chromosome 2, drHumLupu1.1, whole genome shotgun sequence genome encodes:
- the LOC133815407 gene encoding probable aspartic proteinase GIP2, with protein sequence MVLSGSKPKFIFSSVLFFVAILSSNAQNNNHDAFHIAITVDTKTHQYYGSFQTGTPSHNVNPLIDLGGSLVSLSCNTSSSTLRFVPCKSTKCKDLKGVCGSNGACTLSSYNPIDNSILSGSLSDDIVTIHKTDGTMVYADTNSTHLDISCVKSKSFNGILGLGRTSLSLTTRLSSAFNIIPKLALCLPSSNDNGFGDLFIGPGPYMFEGGADASDWLQQTGLVRSSKSDEYFVDVKSVKIDKRIVHIDSSLLSLNSETGVGGTKITTTAPYGILHSSIYKAVVGAFAKSAAARNITRVAAVKPFNACFSVKGVHWTELGPRVPLIALELSGRMGSVSWKINGANSMVRVNKNTLCLGFVDGGLKAKTSIVLGGLQLEDNFLVFDLSTSILGFSSSLKPGTCSHFRNF encoded by the coding sequence ATGGTCTTATCTGGTTCAAAACCCAAGTTCATTTTCTCCTCCGTTCTCTTCTTCGTCGCTATTCTGAGCTCAAACGCACAAAACAACAATCACGATGCTTTCCATATTGCCATCACAGTAGACACTAAAACCCACCAGTACTATGGTTCGTTCCAAACCGGAACTCCTTCACACAATGTCAACCCGTTGATTGATCTCGGAGGAAGCTTGGTCTCGTTATCCTGCAACACCTCCTCCTCCACGCTCCGTTTTGTCCCATGCAAGTCCACCAAGTGCAAAGACTTAAAGGGTGTCTGTGGCTCAAACGGCGCTTGCACTTTGTCGTCATATAACCCAATCGACAACTCAATCTTGTCCGGTAGTCTAAGCGATGACATCGTTACCATTCACAAAACGGATGGCACGATGGTTTACGCCGACACAAACTCAACGCACTTGGATATCTCATGCGTAAAGTCAAAGAGTTTTAATGGGATACTTGGTCTTGGAAGAACGTCATTGTCGTTGACCACGCGGCTTTCGTCGGCATTCAATATCATCCCCAAGCTCGCTCTCTGCTTACCTTCTTCGAACGACAATGGATTTGGAGACCTCTTTATCGGACCCGGGCCGTATATGTTCGAGGGTGGTGCGGATGCATCCGATTGGCTCCAGCAAACCGGACTCGTCCGCTCGTCCAAATCCGATGAGTACTTCGTGGATGTAAAATCCGTTAAGATCGACAAAAGGATTGTTCATATCGACTCTTCCTTGCTCTCCCTCAATTCAGAAACGGGAGTTGGCGGGACTAAGATCACCACCACAGCGCCCTACGGCATTCTCCATAGCTCAATCTACAAGGCTGTCGTTGGCGCTTTCGCAAAGAGCGCTGCGGCTAGGAACATCACGAGAGTGGCTGCGGTGAAGCCGTTCAACGCGTGCTTTAGCGTCAAGGGCGTGCattggactgagttgggaccGAGAGTGCCTTTGATCGCTCTGGAACTATCTGGGAGAATGGGAAGCGTGAGTTGGAAGATCAATGGTGCCAATTCGATGGTGAGAGTAAACAAGAACACACTGTGTTTGGGGTTTGTTGATGGTGGATTAAAGGCAAAAACTTCAATTGTCTTAGGTGGGCTTCAGTTGGAGGACAATTTTTTGGTGTTTGATCTATCGACTTCAATTCTTGGTTTTAGTTCTTCACTAAAGCCTGGAACCTGCTCACATTTCAGGAATTTTTAA